The following coding sequences lie in one Oncorhynchus kisutch isolate 150728-3 linkage group LG17, Okis_V2, whole genome shotgun sequence genomic window:
- the snap29 gene encoding synaptosomal-associated protein 29 isoform X1, with translation MILLWANSTKCALGDIQNTSNDNKQKKNYTKMAYPRTHNPFADDDEEEQRWSSGGFDDPPERGMSEAERKQRCLQQEVMRTAKSAVVSSHRSLGLIYESEKIGAETAEELMRQGEALKRTERMVDNMGQDLKTSQKHINSIKSVWGGLVTYFKAKPETTKSLPEEPVVYQASSKLQNAMSHSKEHEGKYQASHPNLRKLDIGGFDAFASDDSSSSQNGYPANRQLRAAHQTLDNNLDEMSLGLGRLKNLGLGLQSEIENQDTSLDNLLGKVDKLDLKINNTNQQIKNLK, from the exons atgaTTCTCCTCTGGGCAAACAGCACGAAATGTGCCCTTGGTGACATCCAAAACACCTCGAatgacaacaaacaaaaaaaaaattatacaaag ATGGCGTACCCCAGAACCCACAACCCATTtgcagatgatgatgaggaggagcagCGCTGGTCAAGTGGGGGATTTGACGACCCCCCAGAGAGGGGGATGAGTGAGGCAGAGCGCAAGCAGAGATGCCTCCAACAGGAAGTGATGCGTACGGCCAAGTCTGCGGTGGTCAGCAGCCACCGCTCCCTGGGGCTCATCTATGAGTCAGAGAAGATCGGCGCTGAGACTGCAGAG GAGCTGATGCGTCAGGGGGAGGCTCTGAAGAGGACCGAGAGGATGGTGGACAACATGGGCCAAGACCTGAAAACCAGCCAGAAACACATCAACAGCATTAAGAGTGTGTGGGGAGGCCTTGTCACTTACTTTAAGGCCAAGCCTGAGACCACCAAGTCCCTGCCAGAAGAGCCTGTTGTCTACCAAGCCAGCAGCAA attgcAGAATGCCATGTCTCACAGTAAGGAGCATGAAGGCAAGTACCAGGCCAGTCACCCCAACCTGAGGAAGTTGGACATTGGAG GTTTTGACGCATTTGCATCAGATGACAGCTCATCTAGTCAAAATGGCTACCCTGCAAACAGACAGCTTAGAGCCGCCCACCAGACCCTGGACAACAATTTAG ATGAGATGTCCCTGGGCCTGGGAAGGTTAAAGAACCTAGGACTGGGCCTCCAATCTGAAATTGAGAATCAGGACACTTCTCTGGACAATCTGCTGGGTAAAGTGGACAAGCTGGACCTCAAGATCAACAACACCAACCAGCAGATTAAAAACCTCAAATAA
- the snap29 gene encoding synaptosomal-associated protein 29 isoform X3 codes for MAYPRTHNPFADDDEEEQRWSSGGFDDPPERGMSEAERKQRCLQQEVMRTAKSAVVSSHRSLGLIYESEKIGAETAEELMRQGEALKRTERMVDNMGQDLKTSQKHINSIKSVWGGLVTYFKAKPETTKSLPEEPVVYQASSKLQNAMSHSKEHEGKYQASHPNLRKLDIGGFDAFASDDSSSSQNGYPANRQLRAAHQTLDNNLDEMSLGLGRLKNLGLGLQSEIENQDTSLDNLLGKVDKLDLKINNTNQQIKNLK; via the exons ATGGCGTACCCCAGAACCCACAACCCATTtgcagatgatgatgaggaggagcagCGCTGGTCAAGTGGGGGATTTGACGACCCCCCAGAGAGGGGGATGAGTGAGGCAGAGCGCAAGCAGAGATGCCTCCAACAGGAAGTGATGCGTACGGCCAAGTCTGCGGTGGTCAGCAGCCACCGCTCCCTGGGGCTCATCTATGAGTCAGAGAAGATCGGCGCTGAGACTGCAGAG GAGCTGATGCGTCAGGGGGAGGCTCTGAAGAGGACCGAGAGGATGGTGGACAACATGGGCCAAGACCTGAAAACCAGCCAGAAACACATCAACAGCATTAAGAGTGTGTGGGGAGGCCTTGTCACTTACTTTAAGGCCAAGCCTGAGACCACCAAGTCCCTGCCAGAAGAGCCTGTTGTCTACCAAGCCAGCAGCAA attgcAGAATGCCATGTCTCACAGTAAGGAGCATGAAGGCAAGTACCAGGCCAGTCACCCCAACCTGAGGAAGTTGGACATTGGAG GTTTTGACGCATTTGCATCAGATGACAGCTCATCTAGTCAAAATGGCTACCCTGCAAACAGACAGCTTAGAGCCGCCCACCAGACCCTGGACAACAATTTAG ATGAGATGTCCCTGGGCCTGGGAAGGTTAAAGAACCTAGGACTGGGCCTCCAATCTGAAATTGAGAATCAGGACACTTCTCTGGACAATCTGCTGGGTAAAGTGGACAAGCTGGACCTCAAGATCAACAACACCAACCAGCAGATTAAAAACCTCAAATAA
- the snap29 gene encoding synaptosomal-associated protein 29 isoform X2, translated as MMSSKEAQSLKIGLEIHPQMAYPRTHNPFADDDEEEQRWSSGGFDDPPERGMSEAERKQRCLQQEVMRTAKSAVVSSHRSLGLIYESEKIGAETAEELMRQGEALKRTERMVDNMGQDLKTSQKHINSIKSVWGGLVTYFKAKPETTKSLPEEPVVYQASSKLQNAMSHSKEHEGKYQASHPNLRKLDIGGFDAFASDDSSSSQNGYPANRQLRAAHQTLDNNLDEMSLGLGRLKNLGLGLQSEIENQDTSLDNLLGKVDKLDLKINNTNQQIKNLK; from the exons atgatgtcaagcaaagaggcacagagtttgaagataggccttgaaatacatccacag ATGGCGTACCCCAGAACCCACAACCCATTtgcagatgatgatgaggaggagcagCGCTGGTCAAGTGGGGGATTTGACGACCCCCCAGAGAGGGGGATGAGTGAGGCAGAGCGCAAGCAGAGATGCCTCCAACAGGAAGTGATGCGTACGGCCAAGTCTGCGGTGGTCAGCAGCCACCGCTCCCTGGGGCTCATCTATGAGTCAGAGAAGATCGGCGCTGAGACTGCAGAG GAGCTGATGCGTCAGGGGGAGGCTCTGAAGAGGACCGAGAGGATGGTGGACAACATGGGCCAAGACCTGAAAACCAGCCAGAAACACATCAACAGCATTAAGAGTGTGTGGGGAGGCCTTGTCACTTACTTTAAGGCCAAGCCTGAGACCACCAAGTCCCTGCCAGAAGAGCCTGTTGTCTACCAAGCCAGCAGCAA attgcAGAATGCCATGTCTCACAGTAAGGAGCATGAAGGCAAGTACCAGGCCAGTCACCCCAACCTGAGGAAGTTGGACATTGGAG GTTTTGACGCATTTGCATCAGATGACAGCTCATCTAGTCAAAATGGCTACCCTGCAAACAGACAGCTTAGAGCCGCCCACCAGACCCTGGACAACAATTTAG ATGAGATGTCCCTGGGCCTGGGAAGGTTAAAGAACCTAGGACTGGGCCTCCAATCTGAAATTGAGAATCAGGACACTTCTCTGGACAATCTGCTGGGTAAAGTGGACAAGCTGGACCTCAAGATCAACAACACCAACCAGCAGATTAAAAACCTCAAATAA